The Lathyrus oleraceus cultivar Zhongwan6 chromosome 5, CAAS_Psat_ZW6_1.0, whole genome shotgun sequence genome includes the window TATTTAAAAAAGTTTTATATCATCAAAACATCACAATAATTCATAAAATTTAGAGAtgattaaaattaaaattttataaaaaaaatatataatgGTTAACAATTATCCTGACATTGTATAGTCATTCCGTATTAATTAAGTTTTTCTAAAAATTGAAATGATAGTAAATTGGCACCACGTATGAACCATGTTTAAAAGCCACTCTATTTCACACAAGTACACATGAAGTTCTTTTTTTTACCGTCTTTTTTGCTTTGACAAGTACACATAGAAGTGTAACCACTGATTTCACTCATTTGTTTGTGCTCTGATTATTTGAGGTATTCCCTTAAATAAGCTCGTAAGATTAGAGAAGCTCCACGGAGACTTGATTGTGATGTCGTCTCCACATTAAAAAGACTTGTTGGAAGCCAAATCCACCACAAGAAGACTCTAAAACACTCAAGTCCTATTCAATATATATCCGAACCAAAGTTTTATTATAAACTTGATCTTAACAGGCAGACTTAAAACATTTTGTTCAAACTCAGTTTTAAATAAGATTAATTTTCTAATTTTTCTTTAAAAAAGTTGAAAACACTTTGACataataaatgaaaaataatttgcAATAACAAGATCAAATAGATGATACCATGCTCAGCATTTAACTGCTACCAACCAACGGTAAACTCCTAGTGAAAGCAAGAATATGTACAAGTATACACTTTCTATAGTTTAATAACTTGTACCAAACTATGTACAGATGTTATTATATTGGGGAATGAAATTGAAATAATCTAGTCTTACGACGCCCTATCATTTCACTACCCTTAAATACAGCAATAGCATTTAGTCTTCATGCTAAAGATGAGATTAAGTCTTCACTCAACCAAAATCATCTTGCAAAGATGATCAAAAGTTATGACTCCCCGAACCCAAAATATTAACTCTGTGCAATTTGTTCCAAGTAACATGCATGAAAGATTTACACTTCAGAGTCAGGCATCTGCAGGTTGCATATATTTAGAAGCTGTAGGGAAATTTCTGGAGAAAATTCATTCAAAAAATCTGAGACAGCTACTTGGTGCTTCTTCTTCAGTTCGTTTAACTCCTCTCTCTGCATACCCAACAAAGTTTCCAGCTTTGTCGCTATTTTATTGATGTCTTCTGTTTCAGATTCTTCCAAACTTACTGATATTTCTTCTTGAAAGGACATTTCACCAGCGGTTTCAAAATGGGCTGATGTAAAACTTCTTTCACTGGAAGGGGAATCAGCAGTCCCATCACATTCCTTCTCCGCACTATTTGCAAACAAGACGCCTGCCTCAGCAAACATATCCACTTCATGAGACAAATTTGAAGCACCGTGCAGATATGGAGAGCTTCCACCAACACCCTTAGGCGAGTCTGACCAGTACTTACGACCTGAAGGTAATATTTCCAAAGCAAGGCTGCCAGGAGAATCATTTGCTATGGGAGAAGCCTGGGGCATAGTTTCATGGGTATGGCCTGAATCCTGATAAGAACTATTGTCAGGAATTTCACTAGGTTTCCAGCTAGGGATGTGGTATCGAATTTCTGAGTCAATTGTCATTGCAATAGTTGAAACATCTTGATCACTAAGCTCCAACTCCTCAACCATTTCACTGGCAACAGCGACTGAAGTGTCTTCTCCAATATCGAAAGGGAAATGGATATTTCGAATATGGCCTAGAAGCAAATGGACATCAGAACTATGAAAAAGCAAATAGATGCTCTCTTTCTTTGTGTGTGTGGGTGCGTGTGGGGGGGGGTGGGGGGATCAAACTTAAGAGAATACCTGAAGAATCAGCAATTCGTAGTTTTAAAAATATTGTATTAACATCTCTCCTCTGGCCTTCCACAGTGAATTCCCTATTTGCCTCAACAGAGTTATCCTTGGCACTTTTTGCAATGGGTACATCATCAAAGTTATTTCCTGCATTTGATACATTGGATGGTAAACAAAAGTAGAATGCTAATTTGGTACTTTGTAATGTAAAGTATATTTACTTGAATGCGGGGTTCTAGATCTCGAAGATCGACCGACACTGTCACCATCAAAATCTGACTGAAGGAAGGGATCCATCAAGAGAGTCTTTGCAGGCAACCGTTGTGATACATGAGCAATACACTTCTCTATAAAGGCTGTAACTTCGGGATCATTTACTTTTGCCAATGATGCTGGCTTTATTCCCTATTGGaaaattaaacaaaaactatAATCATGGCAATGATAGAGACAATAGGGACCTATTTGGTTCTAgaaatttttttcatttttgtttcTGTTTTCACCAATGAGTAATAACTACATAATCACAAATGGTATAAGACAACGAGAATCTATTTGGTTCAAGAAATTGTTTTTAATCCTGTGGCTGTTTTCATTAAATATTACTTAAATCACTTCTTGTTTTCACTTTGATTTCTATTTACAATTAATTGAACATAACCggaaaaataaaaacaaaaaaaaatgttaaaaTAGTATATTGAATAATTTTTGGTTAAAACAGAAAACCAAAACCAAAACCAAACCCTTGTTCAAAAAAACTAAAATGGACCCAGAAATGTCACAATCTAGCCTTTTCGGAAGTCCACTTTAAAACACTAATCATATCACAATTTGATACATAAGGGGTACTAAGACTTAAAATGGTTCTTATAGAGAAGATAAATTAACCATTATGTCCTAGAAGTTAATTAGAGTTCACATGCAGCAAGTAGAGAAGAAGCAAAAAATAATCCAATTCAGGCACTTAAGGACTTTTATTGTTATTTTAAGTTCGGTTGCCGCAAATTTACCGATTTTTCCTTTCCAAAACACCCCAATAATATGAAATTCCTATAATATTTTAACATCTGAAATATGCAGAAGGGCTATAATTCCGACAGTATTATTGATTAGTTCAAAAATATGCAAATAAACTAATTATCACAATGTCAGTAGTACAGCAGAAGCGATTTCATCAACTTGATGCTTAAATTGATGTACTATCCAAATTCTAAAGGGTTCCAGAAAACCTTAGTCTAGCTTTCAGATTGAATCCTAAATTCATCCGCATTGAGATTAGAGTTAAAAATTCTAATGCCATTGTTCTATTAAAGTAAAATTGTCCAACATTTTGAAAACAATGCACTTACAGATGTGACTTTCTTGTATATTTGAGCAGCATTGGTACATTCAACATACGGGTACTCAACAGTTACCAACTCTAGCAAGCACATGCCAAAAGCATATACGTCAACAAGCTCATTGTACTCCTCTTCATAAAGTTCTGGGGCCATAAACTCTGGGGTACCTGGGCTCGTAAGAATTGCATACATTTTCAATAACAATGTTCTCACAGTAGTACACATAAGGATATTACATAAGGATAATACATGTAATGATTTCAAGGCCAAATGTTACCTATAACACTGTGAGCTGAACTGGCCTGTTGAAGAATGGCAGCCAACCCTAAATCACCAATTTTCACCTCCCCTTGATTCCCATTGACAAAAATGTTGTCACACTTAAGGTCTCTATGAATAACTGGTGGATTATGACTATGAAGATATGAAAGGCCCTCCAAAATCTGTCTAGACCATTTCTTCAAAGCTCTCAAATCAACATGCTTATGTTTCTTCCGGTATCTACATTAAGAGCACATGGATATCTATAAGCTGGAGGACGGTTGCAACTCATGGCCTAAAAATCACAAATTAAAAAATACATGAAACAAAACAAGAAACCAAAAAAACACTCACTGGCGCAATGTTCCGGACGTGAAAATTTCAGTAATGAAATTAATATTCTCACTCTTGGTGTCAACCCATGAACTGTAAAATTTAATAATATTCTTATGCTTCAAAGTCTTAAGCAAATGAACTTCCGAGTAAAGCCGCTCCAAATCCTCAGAATTACGCAATAGATCAGACACCTTAACCTGGTTCCAAGCCACTTCAATTCCTTCCAATTCATCAAAAGCTCGGTATCTGCATTTCCAAATTACTGTCATGGAAAAACATATCCAAATTCCAAACGTATCCATATCACATATACATTTCATTTCAACAATTAAGCATAAAAATTCATAAACAAAATAAACAAGATAAAAAGGATACACTTTTTTGAAAGCCCCCTTCCCTAAAACTTCCTTATACTGAGCAATCCATCCAACAAAATCAAAACAAGGCCATTGTTAGTTTTGGATCAGATCAAACAAGACATTTCATAATAGCCGATAAAAAATAACAACGCACCCGGCCATATCTACCGGTAGGATCAATTTCGGCGAACTCAGTATCGGGATCACTGTCTAGTTCGGAGGAATCCGGCGGCATTGGTGGAAACCCTACGTAGGTAGCTAAAACGATCGGCAAGACGATTGAAACAAAACCTAATGGTATTGAGATTGGTgagaggatggatgaatgcgaAAGGGAAAGGGAATGAATAAGTAGGCAGAACAAGCATGCAAGAAGACGAACGCAATTAAGCAAAAGTGTGTGATGGATGGGTCGGTGAGATGAAAAAACGTTTGCCTTTCTCGTCGCTTTCTTCTTTTGCTATCTTTCTTCAGTGTAGGTGCCACGAGACGCAACAACACTCACGTCacgtgtttttatttttattaggCCTAGTCAAATACCTTCGAAGATGTTGATGGCTTGCTTGGATCTAATTTTGTATATCATGTTTCATTTTTTTGGATTTCTACTTTGCTTCTGTTGTAAGTTTCAAATTCATGACTAGGTTCAATATGGATTAGAAAAGAATAGGCAattataaattattatttttattaattgattatgaaagtatatatgataaagatggatattccttttttgactcaataaaaatgaatatttttaaaaacaattaatACAGTCAAAAAAATTAGCAGAATTTTGTAGAAAGGAATAGTGATTTTTTTAAAAGGATGACATACTTAACCAATGGGAGGTAGCGTGTACAAACATGTGACATTAAAtgtttttcttttaattttgttcttacaTTTTCATATGcatattttattatatattatttgatATATCTAATTAATCTTTAAAATTGAATTAActttttctttgttttggtgtGCTTTTATATGACACGTAGGTATTTTGATAGAATGAGTAACTCTTAAGTTTATTTTCGATATTTGTTACTAGTCATTTTTTGTTCTGTGACATTGTTTTCATTCTTAAATTCGTTTTTTTAGAGATAACTTGCCGTTCGAGACCGTACTTAAAGTTTTATTGGACGTCTTTAAGACTGTATTTGGCCAGGGTCAATAACCCTTCTCTGTCTCCATGTGAAAACGTGATTCGAGGTTGACGTAGTGTGAGTTCACCATTGTCTCTAGAGTGGTTAGCTATCAAGAAGGTGTGAGCTCATATTTTCCGCTTTGTGGTTTGTTGTCTTTTTTGTGCATTGGCACAGTGGAGCTTTGATTACTTTAGTTGTTGTGTTGAATCTTTTGTGATGGGGCTTTGATTGTTTTAGTCGTAAACATATGACATTTGTGACAACACCTTTTATTCGTCATTAACTTTTTATAATCAGGATGAAAATAAAGAGTTTAGTGAAATTTTTATTTATTCTTTGATGTGTTTGGTACAAGTGTGAGTATTAAAGTCTCACATTGACTATGAATTGGTGGAATGTTGGATTTATAAGAGAGAATACTCATTTACCTaacaccttaaggttttgggttgAGATGTGGTGTCTCCCTTTCTTGTGGTCCTGGAGCATTAATCTTATTGGTGCTCCCGACTCTCCAATAGTGGTATTAGAGTCTGGTTCAACTTTCTGGAGGAATGGGAGTTGGATATGGTGTTGGATCCTATTATAGGATGTGGAAGACTCACACTTGTGGAGGAGAATGTATGGTGCAAGTGTGAGTATTAAAGTCCCACATTGcatatgaatgggtgaaatatTGGATTTATAAGATAGAATACTCATTTACCTAATAGAGAATAATACTATGTGAAAATTATTACAACACATAATATATCCTCAACTAACCCAGACCCCAATACACTCACACCTtccaaaataaatatttaactaCATATCACAACATTCTAATACAAGAGTATAAGAGAACAAAGAAAGTCAAATAAAAATTTAAAGTGTTTTTGACTGGTGTATCTTGGAATGAAAAATTTGAATCCTATATATAAATTTGGACTTCCTCTTCCTTCACAAAACTAAGCGATGTGAGACTTCAAAGAATTTGTATCGGGACTTATTTAACATGTATATTTTTAACCAATCCCAATAATCTCCATCttgattaaaaataatacataagCTTTTATTATCTTCACTGACAATCATATTCCACCATAAAAAGTATCAACATGCATATTTTCAATCAACCCAACAATCTCCACCTTGATCGAAAATAATACATAAACTTTCATTGTCTTCATCGACAATCATACTCCACCATAAAAAGTATAGTCACTTGAAGCTACATCACTCCAAGAATTTTCACATTGTCTTCATCGacaatcatagttttaaaaactatcatactctttcataaaaaatatATTTCACTTGAAGATAAATCACTTCAAGAATTTCACATTTTCATCACCGACAATCATATATTTTATAAAGAATAAATTTCCCTTGAAGTTAAACCACTTCAAGAATTTTCACATGTCGAAAACCAGGTTGAAACATTATGTTAGAACTTCCTTGTTGACAGGAAGCTCTTCAACCACCGACGTAATCTCTTAATTGTATCAACACATCTTTGACTTGAACATTCCACAAGTCAAAAAAAAATCCATCAATTTTCTCTAACCCAAACTGCATAGTGGAATTTGTGACTGCAGCTCAACAACTCTTTCACAATATTATCCTTCTTTTTTGATGTGGAAGATCAGACAAAACTGCAACCACATAGCATACTAAGAACATTTATACCTGGATCGAACCATAAGCTCTAATACCAGTTGTTGGGGAAAAAACAAACAAAGCATAGAGAAAAAAGAGAGGAACACAATCACAATACAAGAACATTACGAGGAAACTCCAAAATCGGAGAAAAAACCATGGTCGTTGCAAAGAATAACACTATGTGAAAATTGTTACAACATATAATATACTCTCAACTAGCCCAGACCCTCGGTACACCCACACCATCCAAGacaaatatttaactacatctcaTAACACTCTAACACAATAGTATAAAAGAATAAAGCAAGTCAGATATAAGCTTAAAGTGCTTTTGATTGACGCATCAtggaatgaagaacttgaattCTATATATAGCTTTGGACTCCCTCTTCTTTCACAAAACTAAGCAATGTGGGACTTCAAAGAATTTGTATCCTATATATAACCCTTGTTCTCTCTCTTCATTCAGAAAACTAAGTGATGCGGGACTTCTTTAACATATACattttcaaccaaccccaacaatctccaccttgattgaaaataatacataagcTTTTATTGTATTCACCGACAATCATATTCCACCATAAAGAGTATCAACGTGTATATTTCCAATCAACCCAACATGATGGAATAATGTTTTAGATCATAACTTTACATATGAAGTAAATTATAATTAACCAAAAAGCGTGGCCAGAGCTTTTGGTCGTTGGGGACGTAGTAGTTTGCTTCGACTTTCATATGGACTCACTACCTGCACATGTCTAACCAAAGTGATTTACCTTACCTGTCAAGGGTTGGATAGCCTTGTCCCTTAACTTCTTAACCAAGGAAGACACGTTAATCTCCATAAAATTGCTTCGCCCTCATTCTGGTCTTGTTGAAGGGCCCTGTATATCTTTTTTTCTCCATACAAGTTGGTGCTTATCATCGTTGATTCATCATTGATATTGTGGTATTTTGGTTTAAGATGGACCAAGGAGGCCAATGCATCTAAGGTCGTCGTGAAGGACCTGCCCATGATGTAGTTGTAGACGCTTTTACAGGGAACTAGCATAAATTGTGAGTAGATCGTTCTGGTATCCCGCCCTTCTCCTAGAGTGACCATTAGTTTGACATACCCAAGAGACGGGTTGTTGTGTTATTGAAGTCTTGCATGGTGGATCCTTCATATGGCCATAATTTCTCTTTTTTCAGTCCCATTTTATCAAAAAGGTTTGAGTGCATGATATTGCAGGAGCTACCACCATTGATGAGGACTCAGGAAACATCGAAATTCACAATGGTGGTTATCATCACTAGAGAGAATATCTTATTTTGCATCTTCCCTA containing:
- the LOC127083723 gene encoding probable serine/threonine-protein kinase WNK3 isoform X1 — its product is MPPDSSELDSDPDTEFAEIDPTGRYGRYKEVLGKGAFKKVYPFYLVYFVYEFLCLIVEMKCICDMDTFGIWICFSMTVIWKCRYRAFDELEGIEVAWNQVKVSDLLRNSEDLERLYSEVHLLKTLKHKNIIKFYSSWVDTKSENINFITEIFTSGTLRQYRKKHKHVDLRALKKWSRQILEGLSYLHSHNPPVIHRDLKCDNIFVNGNQGEVKIGDLGLAAILQQASSAHSVIGTPEFMAPELYEEEYNELVDVYAFGMCLLELVTVEYPYVECTNAAQIYKKVTSGIKPASLAKVNDPEVTAFIEKCIAHVSQRLPAKTLLMDPFLQSDFDGDSVGRSSRSRTPHSRNNFDDVPIAKSAKDNSVEANREFTVEGQRRDVNTIFLKLRIADSSGHIRNIHFPFDIGEDTSVAVASEMVEELELSDQDVSTIAMTIDSEIRYHIPSWKPSEIPDNSSYQDSGHTHETMPQASPIANDSPGSLALEILPSGRKYWSDSPKGVGGSSPYLHGASNLSHEVDMFAEAGVLFANSAEKECDGTADSPSSERSFTSAHFETAGEMSFQEEISVSLEESETEDINKIATKLETLLGMQREELNELKKKHQVAVSDFLNEFSPEISLQLLNICNLQMPDSEV
- the LOC127083723 gene encoding probable serine/threonine-protein kinase WNK3 isoform X3 encodes the protein MAGYRAFDELEGIEVAWNQVKVSDLLRNSEDLERLYSEVHLLKTLKHKNIIKFYSSWVDTKSENINFITEIFTSGTLRQYRKKHKHVDLRALKKWSRQILEGLSYLHSHNPPVIHRDLKCDNIFVNGNQGEVKIGDLGLAAILQQASSAHSVIGTPEFMAPELYEEEYNELVDVYAFGMCLLELVTVEYPYVECTNAAQIYKKVTSGIKPASLAKVNDPEVTAFIEKCIAHVSQRLPAKTLLMDPFLQSDFDGDSVGRSSRSRTPHSRNNFDDVPIAKSAKDNSVEANREFTVEGQRRDVNTIFLKLRIADSSGHIRNIHFPFDIGEDTSVAVASEMVEELELSDQDVSTIAMTIDSEIRYHIPSWKPSEIPDNSSYQDSGHTHETMPQASPIANDSPGSLALEILPSGRKYWSDSPKGVGGSSPYLHGASNLSHEVDMFAEAGVLFANSAEKECDGTADSPSSERSFTSAHFETAGEMSFQEEISVSLEESETEDINKIATKLETLLGMQREELNELKKKHQVAVSDFLNEFSPEISLQLLNICNLQMPDSEV
- the LOC127083723 gene encoding probable serine/threonine-protein kinase WNK3 isoform X2, translated to MPPDSSELDSDPDTEFAEIDPTGRYGRYKEVLGKGAFKKVYRAFDELEGIEVAWNQVKVSDLLRNSEDLERLYSEVHLLKTLKHKNIIKFYSSWVDTKSENINFITEIFTSGTLRQYRKKHKHVDLRALKKWSRQILEGLSYLHSHNPPVIHRDLKCDNIFVNGNQGEVKIGDLGLAAILQQASSAHSVIGTPEFMAPELYEEEYNELVDVYAFGMCLLELVTVEYPYVECTNAAQIYKKVTSGIKPASLAKVNDPEVTAFIEKCIAHVSQRLPAKTLLMDPFLQSDFDGDSVGRSSRSRTPHSRNNFDDVPIAKSAKDNSVEANREFTVEGQRRDVNTIFLKLRIADSSGHIRNIHFPFDIGEDTSVAVASEMVEELELSDQDVSTIAMTIDSEIRYHIPSWKPSEIPDNSSYQDSGHTHETMPQASPIANDSPGSLALEILPSGRKYWSDSPKGVGGSSPYLHGASNLSHEVDMFAEAGVLFANSAEKECDGTADSPSSERSFTSAHFETAGEMSFQEEISVSLEESETEDINKIATKLETLLGMQREELNELKKKHQVAVSDFLNEFSPEISLQLLNICNLQMPDSEV